A genomic window from Nocardioides sp. BP30 includes:
- a CDS encoding IclR family transcriptional regulator has protein sequence MSENERTRALTSPTRALTLLEAVADSRVPVRPPDLGRTLGWSRAAVHQHLVTLVSAGWLDQLHDGRYRLSLKAGRLGSAALEQAGLGDRILPLLEAVTFRLREASFLAVLEGQRAHIIRRVQAPRRIQAHVASSDFDLSSSASGRVLTAYASEAELTQVAGDGISIASSRVLAEVRRRGFAVTDVDDDPGDETTAVAVPLMDDRGRCLAAIGVLAPTDRLDVALASSILIEVAHRFDQMWHATPALDLDTMDEEAAR, from the coding sequence ATGAGTGAGAACGAGCGGACGCGGGCGCTGACGTCGCCGACGCGAGCGCTGACCCTGCTGGAGGCCGTCGCCGACAGCCGCGTACCGGTCCGGCCCCCGGACCTGGGCCGCACGCTGGGCTGGTCCCGGGCGGCTGTGCACCAGCACCTGGTGACCCTGGTCTCGGCGGGCTGGCTCGACCAGCTGCACGACGGCCGCTACCGGCTCTCCCTCAAGGCGGGCCGGCTGGGCAGCGCCGCGCTGGAGCAGGCCGGCCTGGGCGACCGGATCCTGCCGCTCCTGGAGGCGGTGACCTTCCGGCTGCGGGAGGCCTCCTTCCTCGCGGTGCTCGAAGGTCAGCGCGCACACATCATCCGCCGCGTGCAGGCGCCGCGTCGGATCCAGGCACACGTCGCCAGCAGCGACTTCGACCTGAGCAGCAGCGCGTCGGGCCGGGTCCTGACCGCCTATGCGAGCGAGGCGGAGCTGACCCAGGTCGCGGGCGACGGGATCTCGATCGCCTCCAGCCGGGTGCTCGCCGAGGTGCGCAGGCGAGGCTTCGCCGTCACCGACGTCGACGACGACCCGGGCGATGAGACGACCGCCGTCGCCGTCCCCCTCATGGACGACCGCGGTCGCTGCCTGGCCGCCATCGGCGTCCTCGCCCCGACCGACCGGCTCGACGTGGCGCTCGCCAGCTCGATCCTGATCGAGGTGGCCCACCGCTTCGACCAGATGTGGCACGCGACGCCGGCGCTCGACCTCGACACCATGGACGAGG